In Aquimarina sp. TRL1, a single window of DNA contains:
- a CDS encoding bifunctional riboflavin kinase/FAD synthetase, with protein sequence MKRYDSADTYDTSIPSVVTIGTFDGVHIGHKKIIERLVETAKKNDQESLILTFFPHPRMVLQKDTGIKLINTIEERIQILQKTGLDNLVIHPFTQEFSRLKAGEYVEQILVDNLNAKHIIIGYDHRFGRNRNSDINDLISYGKTYNFSVEEISKQDIEDVAVSSTKIRHALLEGDITKANKYLGYNFMLTGKIVKGKELGRKLEYPTANLHIPEPYKLIPKKGVYIVKSIIDNKTCFGMMNIGNNPTVNGTKQSIETHFFDASFNLYEKKIQIELLTRIRDEKKFDSIEELKAAMQQDEDFSRDYINSLL encoded by the coding sequence TTGAAACGCTACGACTCCGCCGATACATATGACACTTCTATTCCATCCGTGGTTACCATTGGGACTTTTGATGGAGTACACATCGGTCATAAAAAAATAATAGAGCGCCTGGTAGAAACTGCAAAAAAAAACGATCAGGAATCTCTGATTCTTACTTTTTTCCCACACCCAAGAATGGTGCTTCAAAAAGATACCGGGATCAAATTGATAAATACGATAGAAGAACGTATTCAGATTTTGCAAAAGACAGGATTAGACAATTTAGTCATTCACCCTTTTACCCAGGAATTCTCCAGACTAAAAGCCGGAGAATATGTAGAACAAATACTGGTGGATAATCTAAATGCCAAACACATCATCATAGGATACGATCATCGATTCGGAAGAAACAGAAACTCTGATATTAATGATCTGATCAGCTATGGAAAAACGTACAATTTCTCAGTGGAAGAAATCAGTAAACAAGACATAGAAGATGTAGCAGTAAGTTCTACCAAAATAAGGCATGCTTTATTAGAAGGAGATATCACCAAGGCAAACAAATACCTTGGATATAATTTTATGCTTACCGGAAAAATTGTAAAAGGGAAAGAATTAGGACGAAAATTAGAATATCCTACTGCCAACCTACACATTCCAGAACCGTATAAATTAATCCCAAAAAAAGGAGTTTATATCGTAAAATCAATTATCGATAACAAAACGTGTTTTGGCATGATGAATATTGGAAATAACCCTACTGTAAATGGTACTAAACAATCTATAGAAACGCATTTTTTTGATGCTTCTTTTAATTTATACGAAAAGAAAATACAAATCGAACTGTTAACCCGAATCCGAGATGAGAAAAAATTCGATTCTATTGAGGAGCTAAAAGCGGCAATGCAACAAGACGAAGATTTCTCCAGAGATTATATTAATTCCTTATTATGA
- the pth gene encoding aminoacyl-tRNA hydrolase translates to MFSFLKKIFSKQPLSETSEDLMKKFLIVGLGNIGPKYKNTRHNIGFKILDALAKEENISFETEKLGDISKFKHKGRTITLLKPNTYMNLSGKAVKYWLTKEKINIENLLIITDDINLSFGTIRVKGKGSSGGHNGLKDIEAQLNTSAYPRFRFGVGADFHKGRQVDYVLGEWNSEEEAAMPERLDKGTQLIKSFISGGLANTMNTFNGK, encoded by the coding sequence ATGTTTTCCTTTTTAAAAAAAATATTTTCCAAACAACCCCTTTCGGAAACCTCAGAAGATCTCATGAAAAAATTTCTAATTGTCGGCTTAGGTAATATTGGTCCTAAGTATAAAAATACCCGACACAATATCGGTTTTAAAATACTAGACGCCCTAGCAAAAGAAGAAAACATCTCTTTTGAAACTGAAAAATTAGGGGATATTTCTAAGTTCAAACACAAAGGAAGAACGATTACGCTCCTCAAGCCAAATACATATATGAATCTCAGCGGAAAAGCAGTCAAATACTGGTTAACCAAAGAAAAAATAAACATTGAGAACCTATTGATTATCACTGACGATATCAACCTGTCTTTTGGTACTATTCGTGTAAAAGGAAAAGGAAGTTCCGGCGGGCATAATGGACTAAAAGATATCGAAGCCCAACTAAACACCTCTGCCTACCCAAGGTTTCGGTTTGGCGTAGGTGCAGATTTTCACAAAGGCAGACAAGTTGATTACGTACTGGGAGAATGGAATTCAGAAGAAGAAGCTGCTATGCCTGAACGACTTGATAAAGGAACTCAACTAATCAAATCATTTATTTCGGGAGGGCTAGCCAATACAATGAATACGTTTAACGGAAAATAA
- a CDS encoding M12 family metallopeptidase produces MKKRQKLLSMLSLGLLGVSVLFTSCEKDNNFELSESTELTEGFSIDADIPDVSIGYPDIPYEEVEINGKKIVVQRLPGRGFIINRDQFVTKEGLERMVANEKANVGENGMPRIWTNGVVYYQYDNLYGPPSQTVKDKVASAMRYIESVTSLRFVFGKGNGFYISIEQGGNAAEVGMRGAGQFFSISSSASFATTVHELGHTIGLAHEHQRADRDNYIAVNPNVLRGRLRDQYKKEGVTFGSFDWDSIMLYPSRRQSNGEWDVIRASDRKPFRSRLSNSNSGFSQGDLAVIRALYNR; encoded by the coding sequence ATGAAAAAACGACAAAAACTATTATCGATGCTATCTCTAGGTTTACTAGGGGTGAGTGTGTTATTTACTTCTTGCGAAAAAGATAACAATTTTGAATTAAGTGAAAGTACGGAACTGACAGAAGGGTTCTCGATAGATGCTGATATACCAGATGTGTCTATTGGGTATCCGGATATACCATATGAAGAGGTTGAGATAAATGGAAAGAAGATTGTGGTACAGAGATTACCTGGTAGAGGTTTTATTATTAATAGAGATCAGTTTGTGACTAAGGAAGGTCTTGAAAGGATGGTGGCAAATGAGAAAGCTAATGTAGGGGAAAATGGAATGCCAAGAATATGGACAAATGGGGTTGTGTATTATCAATATGATAACCTTTATGGTCCCCCAAGTCAGACGGTAAAAGATAAAGTAGCTAGTGCTATGAGGTATATTGAGTCGGTAACGAGCTTGAGATTTGTTTTTGGAAAAGGGAATGGTTTTTATATTTCTATAGAGCAAGGAGGAAATGCAGCTGAAGTAGGAATGCGAGGAGCAGGACAGTTTTTTTCAATTAGTAGTTCGGCTTCTTTTGCTACGACTGTGCATGAATTAGGGCATACAATAGGGTTGGCGCATGAACATCAAAGAGCAGATAGGGATAATTATATCGCAGTTAACCCTAACGTTTTAAGGGGGAGATTGAGAGACCAGTATAAGAAAGAAGGGGTTACTTTTGGTAGCTTTGACTGGGACTCTATTATGTTGTATCCATCAAGAAGACAGTCTAATGGAGAATGGGATGTAATAAGAGCTTCAGATCGAAAACCATTTAGATCCAGATTGTCTAATTCTAATTCAGGATTTAGCCAAGGAGATTTGGCGGTTATAAGAGCGTTGTATAACAGATAA
- a CDS encoding HTTM domain-containing protein, producing MINRWLFTHIDNSPLIVFRIIFGLLIALEAIGAIFTGWIKRTLVAPDFTFNFIGFDFLQPLPGNGMYYYYAIMGIFGLLVMIGYRYKLSMSAYTLMWAGVYFMQKSSYNNHYYLLLLLCCIMICLPAADYYSLDTKQHPDKKKLSMPRWCLLLIIGQMWIVYTYGSVAKWYPDWLDFTVPKNLMAAKAHYPIIGKVLQNHWAHVSIAYTGILYDLLIIPLLLWRRTRWLAFGASIFFHLFNSIVFQVGIFPYLSLAFSLFFFPREVINRRFLKEKPFYTKNELIIPKFSTIIIPVFFIYLLVQIALPLRHWIIPGDVLWTEEGHRMSWRMMLRSRAGITNFYIKEKDKDERVFINKSDYLSNKQIRTVSTKPDAMWQFAQRLKKEYHQQGKEIEVYIDSKVSINGKKRRLFIDPEVDIANVPWNYFSTNPWIIKYPKKTKENSLPHQ from the coding sequence ATGATTAACCGTTGGTTGTTTACCCATATAGATAACAGTCCTCTTATTGTATTTCGGATTATCTTCGGGCTATTGATCGCCCTCGAGGCTATAGGAGCTATTTTTACTGGATGGATTAAAAGAACACTGGTTGCTCCTGATTTTACATTCAACTTTATAGGATTTGATTTCCTACAGCCATTACCAGGAAATGGCATGTACTATTACTATGCAATCATGGGAATCTTCGGATTATTAGTCATGATAGGGTACCGATATAAACTTAGTATGAGTGCATATACTCTAATGTGGGCAGGGGTGTATTTTATGCAAAAATCCTCTTATAACAATCACTACTATCTGCTACTACTCTTATGCTGTATTATGATTTGCCTGCCTGCTGCTGATTATTACTCTCTGGACACGAAACAACATCCCGACAAGAAAAAGCTCAGTATGCCCAGATGGTGCTTATTACTTATCATTGGTCAAATGTGGATTGTATACACCTATGGATCAGTTGCCAAATGGTATCCAGATTGGCTTGATTTTACCGTTCCCAAAAACTTAATGGCCGCAAAAGCCCATTACCCTATTATTGGAAAGGTGTTACAAAATCACTGGGCACATGTAAGTATTGCTTATACCGGTATACTATATGATTTATTAATTATTCCACTACTCCTCTGGAGAAGAACAAGATGGCTTGCTTTTGGAGCAAGTATCTTTTTTCATTTATTTAATTCCATTGTTTTTCAGGTTGGTATTTTTCCATACCTGTCATTAGCATTCAGTTTATTTTTCTTTCCTAGAGAAGTTATTAACCGACGTTTTTTAAAGGAAAAACCGTTTTACACCAAAAACGAACTAATTATTCCTAAGTTCAGTACTATTATTATTCCTGTCTTTTTTATCTACCTTCTGGTACAAATAGCACTCCCTTTGAGACACTGGATCATTCCCGGGGATGTCTTATGGACAGAAGAAGGACACCGAATGAGCTGGCGCATGATGCTTAGAAGCCGAGCAGGAATTACTAATTTCTATATTAAGGAAAAAGACAAAGATGAACGTGTATTCATCAATAAAAGTGACTACCTATCCAATAAACAAATCCGAACAGTATCTACCAAACCTGATGCGATGTGGCAATTTGCTCAACGTTTAAAAAAAGAATATCATCAGCAAGGCAAAGAAATTGAAGTATACATCGATAGCAAAGTCTCTATCAACGGCAAAAAAAGACGTCTGTTTATTGACCCTGAAGTTGATATAGCCAATGTCCCGTGGAATTATTTTTCTACAAATCCATGGATCATAAAATACCCTAAAAAAACAAAAGAAAACAGCCTTCCTCATCAATAA